The following are encoded together in the Chloroherpetonaceae bacterium genome:
- a CDS encoding methylmalonyl-CoA mutase family protein yields MAHISTEHAWQDLEASYQRWLEKNRETKELPGKYENLSWEKIKPLYTPLDVKDIDYLKEIGHSGEFPYTRSIHNNLYRGKLWTMRLFSGFATPEETNARYHFLLERGQTGLSVAFDLPALMGYDCDSDFAKGEVGVCGVSFSSLADMEVIFRGINLEEISTSMTINSTAMVALAGYIATAQRQGRDIRKLRGTIQNDILKEYIAQKEYIFPPRQSMRIITDMFVYCAREMPKFNPVSVSGYHIREAGSTAVQELAFTLADGFCYLEHALAAGLDVDEIAPRISFFFNAHNDFFEEIAKFRAARKIWAKRLRYKYGAKDPRSWQLRFHTQTAGCTLTVQQPENNIVRVAIQALAAVLGGTQSLHTNSMDEALALPSDKAVKIALRTQQIIAYETGVTNTVDPLGGSYYVEALTMKMEQEAEKYFEKIDALGGVIAAIEQGYMQKEIADAAYRYQQEIDRKERIIVGVNAFQEPDEKIDIPILTITPEVEAKQIARLREVKASRNQEAVEQSLAKIRTAAQDGTNLMPPLIEAMHNFVTLGEICDVLREVFGIYEETPVF; encoded by the coding sequence ATGGCACACATCTCTACTGAACACGCTTGGCAAGATTTAGAAGCCAGTTACCAGCGGTGGCTTGAAAAAAATCGTGAGACCAAAGAACTTCCCGGCAAGTATGAAAACCTAAGCTGGGAGAAAATTAAGCCACTTTACACGCCCTTAGATGTAAAAGACATTGACTACCTCAAGGAAATTGGACACAGTGGCGAGTTCCCTTATACACGCTCTATTCACAACAATCTCTACCGTGGCAAACTCTGGACCATGCGCCTATTTTCAGGCTTTGCCACGCCAGAGGAAACCAACGCTCGATACCACTTTCTCTTGGAGCGTGGTCAAACGGGACTATCGGTTGCCTTCGATCTCCCTGCGTTAATGGGCTACGATTGCGATTCAGATTTTGCAAAAGGTGAAGTGGGTGTCTGCGGCGTCTCGTTTTCTTCCTTAGCCGATATGGAAGTGATTTTTCGCGGTATCAACCTCGAGGAGATTTCAACTTCAATGACCATTAACTCGACCGCCATGGTTGCGCTTGCTGGCTACATCGCTACGGCACAACGGCAAGGACGAGACATCAGGAAACTGCGTGGCACAATTCAGAACGACATTTTGAAGGAATATATCGCACAAAAAGAGTATATCTTTCCTCCTCGCCAGTCAATGCGCATTATCACCGATATGTTCGTCTACTGCGCCAGAGAGATGCCCAAGTTCAATCCCGTGTCGGTCAGTGGTTACCATATTCGTGAAGCGGGTTCTACGGCGGTGCAAGAGTTGGCTTTCACGCTTGCTGACGGGTTTTGTTACTTAGAGCATGCGCTTGCTGCTGGATTAGACGTAGATGAGATTGCCCCGCGTATCTCCTTCTTCTTCAATGCCCACAACGACTTTTTTGAAGAAATTGCAAAGTTCCGCGCCGCAAGGAAAATCTGGGCAAAACGCTTGCGCTACAAATATGGCGCAAAAGACCCTCGCTCTTGGCAGTTGCGCTTCCACACGCAAACAGCCGGCTGTACGCTCACGGTGCAGCAGCCTGAAAACAACATCGTGCGCGTTGCCATTCAAGCCTTAGCTGCTGTATTAGGTGGCACGCAATCGCTGCATACCAATTCAATGGATGAGGCACTGGCGCTGCCCAGCGACAAAGCCGTTAAAATCGCCTTGCGCACCCAACAAATTATCGCCTATGAAACAGGTGTTACAAACACCGTTGACCCGCTCGGCGGCAGCTACTATGTCGAGGCACTCACCATGAAAATGGAGCAAGAAGCAGAAAAGTATTTTGAAAAAATTGATGCCTTAGGGGGCGTGATTGCCGCTATTGAGCAAGGCTATATGCAGAAGGAAATTGCCGACGCAGCCTACCGCTATCAGCAGGAAATCGACCGCAAAGAGCGTATCATCGTGGGTGTCAATGCATTCCAAGAACCTGACGAAAAAATCGATATCCCGATTCTAACCATCACACCAGAAGTTGAAGCGAAACAAATTGCGCGCCTTCGTGAAGTGAAAGCCTCGCGCAATCAAGAGGCAGTTGAACAGTCGCTGGCAAAAATTCGCACTGCCGCTCAAGATGGCACGAATCTTATGCCGCCACTTATTGAAGCCATGCACAATTTCGTTACGCTCGGCGAAATCTGCGATGTCTTGCGTGAAGTTTTCGGCATCTATGAAGAAACACCTGTGTTCTAA